From the Amblyraja radiata isolate CabotCenter1 chromosome 14, sAmbRad1.1.pri, whole genome shotgun sequence genome, one window contains:
- the kcnrg gene encoding potassium channel regulatory protein: MSKKTDVIILNVGGMKYSTFVGTLKRYQDSKLARALEGGDPDFGIVNGQIFIDRDGGLFRYILDFLRTRQLDLPAAFSDYDRLAREAEFYNLPFLVELLGQARLKQKLEILEVRYSLQETYSFFRVFSSCNNTIETLAGRIMVFSEQPGQSWNHSSSLQRPLVPIPLQRPSHHDFVFQCGTDYSTGDELSTRYVSIQPDERKLINGSNVLGLLIDTLLREGFCLVSTRTVSPNEKIECYTFERNRSTEHLSISIGQGGLSSPGVHFQGEKSQTRR; encoded by the exons ATGAGTAAGAAGACAGATGTTATCATTCTAAATGTTGGAGGGATGAAATACTCCACTTTTGTCGGCACGCTCAAGCGGTACCAAGATTCAAAGTTAGCACGGGCGTTGGAAGGAGGTGATCCTGACTTCGGAATAGTCAATGGGCAAATTTTCATTGACAGGGATGGCGGTCTTTTTCGGTATATTCTGGACTTCTTGAGAACTCGCCAGCTCGACCTTCCTGCTGCGTTCTCCGATTACGACCGGCTGGCGAGGGAGGCAGAATTCTACAATTTGCCTTTCTTGGTTGAACTTCTGGGCCAGGCTCGGCTGAAGCAAAAGCTCGAGATCCTGGAGGTGAGATACTCCCTGCAGGAAACCTACTCCTTCTTTAGAGTTTTCAGTTCCTGTAACAACACCATTGAAACGTTAGCCGGACGTATTATGGTGTTTTCAGAGCAGCCTGGCCAGAGCTGGAATCATTCTTCCTCACTTCAGAGACCATTGGTTCCAATTCCATTACAGAGACCATCTCATCACGATTTCGTCTTTCAATGTGGAACGGACTATTCAACTGGAGATGAGTTATCCACAAG ATATGTGTCCATTCAACCAGATGAAAGAAAACTTATCAATGGTTCTAATGTCCTTGGATTACTCATAGACACTTTACTGAGAGAAGGATTTTGTCTTGTAAGCACCAGAACAGTCTCCCCCAATGAGAAAATTGAATGCTACACATTTGAACGAAACAGGAGTACTGAGCATCTCAGCATATCCATTGGTCAGGGAGGATTAAGCTCCCCTGGAGTGCATTTTCAAGGTGAAAAGTCACAGACCAGGAGGTAA